A stretch of Sporichthya brevicatena DNA encodes these proteins:
- a CDS encoding MFS transporter, which translates to MAVVASTPADAGAPQSPEAGESAAGDSQRAAAAARRRWLGLLVITGCQLLIVLDGTVVNVALPAMSDDLKLSEADRQWIITSYALAFGGLLMLGGRIADYLGLRRTFLIGIIGFGVASALAGFAPNFELMLTARALQGVFGALMAPAGLALLANTFTDPMERIKAFSLFGTVAGAGSAAGLVVGGVLTEAVSWRATMLINVPVVLILIWGTLAFLDEFKAEFAGRLDWIGAVLATAGLVSLVYGFSEAERSGWTEPFTLWLFGIGGSLLIVFIVSQRMIANPLLPLRVLADRNRAGANLAVMLTVIGLFGVFFFMSFYFQEVLGYSALKTGLAFLPVTLCIVASSEFLTRYSHRYPPRALMAGGLIGTAIALGLFTRLDAESSYLLDLIPGMVIMGLSITCVFVPAFNVGTWGVQPQDAGVASALINTAQQVGGALGLALLSSVAASRKADFLAGKEETAANLLDGDVEGYARATLWAMIIMLLAAALTVVLVNAKKASHGHGEPAPEGEAVNGFEPTPEEHPQAELAHVDATGRTGDAFAVAEAEEAIGVHPVNGVPMPVALGTGRIATRVVDAIGRPLMGVAVSLLDATGRQIAVADTDVIGRCELNDLPGGEALLVAIHPSYAPFAQPVVVPASGTAQADVQLNTDPIRATLITGEALTPQGWLIADARVSLIDVNGVECAVTRTDSQGRYAFTGVPEGDYTLLATGYGPSTATVRVGGRPGGAPVEVDPITLAHPEDATVSDPLSTS; encoded by the coding sequence ATGGCGGTTGTCGCCTCCACGCCGGCCGACGCCGGGGCGCCACAGTCACCGGAGGCGGGGGAGTCCGCCGCCGGCGACTCGCAGCGGGCGGCCGCGGCCGCCCGTCGCCGCTGGCTCGGCCTGCTGGTCATCACCGGCTGCCAGCTGCTGATCGTCCTCGACGGCACGGTCGTCAACGTCGCGCTGCCCGCGATGAGCGACGACCTCAAGCTGTCCGAGGCCGACCGGCAGTGGATCATCACGTCCTACGCCCTGGCCTTCGGTGGCCTGCTCATGCTGGGCGGCCGGATCGCCGACTACCTCGGGCTCCGGCGGACGTTCCTGATCGGCATCATCGGCTTCGGCGTCGCCTCGGCGCTCGCCGGCTTCGCCCCCAACTTCGAGCTCATGCTCACCGCCCGCGCGCTGCAGGGTGTGTTCGGCGCGCTGATGGCCCCGGCCGGCCTCGCGCTGCTCGCGAACACCTTCACCGACCCCATGGAACGCATCAAGGCGTTCTCGCTGTTCGGCACCGTGGCCGGTGCCGGGTCGGCGGCGGGCCTGGTCGTGGGCGGTGTCCTCACCGAGGCGGTCAGCTGGCGCGCGACCATGCTGATCAACGTCCCGGTCGTGCTCATCCTGATCTGGGGCACGCTCGCGTTCCTCGACGAGTTCAAGGCCGAGTTCGCCGGTCGTCTCGACTGGATCGGCGCTGTGCTCGCCACCGCCGGTCTGGTCAGCCTCGTGTACGGCTTCTCCGAGGCCGAGCGCTCCGGCTGGACCGAGCCGTTCACCCTCTGGCTGTTCGGCATCGGCGGCTCGCTGCTGATCGTCTTCATCGTCAGTCAGCGGATGATCGCCAACCCGCTGCTGCCGCTGCGGGTGCTCGCCGACCGCAACCGGGCGGGCGCGAACCTCGCCGTGATGCTGACGGTCATCGGCCTGTTCGGCGTGTTCTTCTTCATGAGCTTCTACTTCCAGGAGGTCCTGGGGTACTCGGCCCTGAAGACCGGTCTGGCCTTCCTCCCGGTGACGCTGTGCATCGTCGCGTCCTCGGAGTTCCTGACCCGCTACTCGCACCGCTACCCGCCGCGTGCCCTGATGGCCGGCGGTCTGATCGGCACGGCGATCGCGCTGGGGCTGTTCACCCGGCTCGACGCCGAGAGCAGCTACCTGCTCGACCTGATCCCCGGCATGGTGATCATGGGTCTGTCGATCACCTGCGTGTTCGTCCCGGCCTTCAACGTCGGGACCTGGGGCGTGCAGCCGCAGGACGCGGGCGTCGCCAGCGCGCTGATCAACACCGCCCAGCAGGTCGGTGGCGCGCTCGGTCTCGCGCTGCTGTCGTCGGTCGCCGCGAGCCGCAAGGCCGACTTCCTCGCCGGCAAGGAGGAGACCGCGGCGAACCTGCTCGACGGCGACGTCGAGGGCTACGCCCGGGCGACCCTGTGGGCGATGATCATCATGCTGCTCGCCGCAGCCCTTACCGTGGTACTCGTGAACGCGAAGAAGGCAAGCCACGGACACGGCGAGCCCGCCCCCGAGGGCGAGGCCGTCAACGGTTTCGAGCCCACGCCCGAGGAGCACCCGCAGGCCGAGCTGGCGCACGTCGACGCCACCGGTCGCACCGGTGACGCCTTCGCGGTCGCCGAGGCCGAGGAGGCGATCGGGGTGCACCCGGTCAACGGCGTGCCGATGCCGGTCGCGTTGGGCACCGGCCGCATCGCGACCCGCGTCGTCGACGCGATCGGCCGTCCGCTGATGGGCGTGGCCGTCAGCCTGCTGGACGCGACGGGTCGTCAGATCGCCGTCGCCGACACCGACGTGATCGGTCGCTGCGAGCTCAACGACCTGCCCGGTGGCGAGGCGCTGCTGGTGGCGATCCACCCGTCGTACGCGCCGTTCGCGCAGCCGGTCGTCGTGCCGGCGAGCGGGACCGCGCAGGCGGACGTCCAACTCAACACCGACCCGATCCGCGCGACGCTGATCACCGGCGAGGCGCTGACCCCGCAGGGCTGGCTGATCGCCGACGCCCGGGTCAGCCTGATCGACGTCAACGGCGTCGAGTGCGCCGTCACCCGCACCGACTCGCAGGGGCGCTACGCCTTCACGGGGGTGCCGGAGGGCGACTACACCCTGCTCGCCACGGGCTACGGACCCTCGACGGCCACCGTCCGGGTGGGTGGACGGCCGGGCGGCGCCCCGGTCGAGGTCGACCCGATCACGCTCGCGCACCCCGAGGACGCCACCGTCTCGGACCCGCTCAGCACCTCCTGA
- a CDS encoding TetR/AcrR family transcriptional regulator, producing the protein MTSTIAATTTQVDAEDVTPREREILAVCAELLTEIGYERLTIDAVAARARASKATIYRRWPGKPALVTAAVRHLNEEPFSVTYTGDLRTDLLTLLHDLRDGLTERGALLAGMVSAMQQDPELAGLMRADIKQCQSVTASLLNRYAEDGAIRNPDAELIRQLATATVLTRLLFTGETVDDDVLARLVDNVLIPLLTLTLPPGA; encoded by the coding sequence GTGACCTCGACGATCGCCGCGACCACGACCCAGGTCGACGCCGAAGACGTGACCCCGCGCGAGCGGGAGATCCTCGCGGTCTGCGCGGAGCTGCTCACCGAGATCGGCTACGAACGCCTGACGATCGACGCCGTCGCCGCCCGCGCCCGCGCCAGCAAGGCGACGATCTACCGCCGCTGGCCCGGGAAGCCGGCGCTGGTGACGGCGGCCGTGCGGCACCTGAACGAGGAGCCGTTCTCGGTCACCTACACCGGCGACCTGCGCACGGACCTGCTCACCCTGCTGCACGACCTGCGGGACGGACTCACCGAGCGGGGTGCGCTCCTCGCCGGCATGGTGTCCGCGATGCAGCAGGACCCCGAACTGGCCGGGCTCATGCGCGCCGACATCAAGCAGTGCCAGTCGGTCACCGCGTCCCTGCTCAACCGGTACGCCGAGGACGGGGCGATCCGGAACCCGGACGCCGAACTGATCCGCCAGCTCGCGACCGCCACCGTGCTCACCCGTTTGCTCTTCACCGGCGAGACCGTCGACGACGACGTGCTGGCCCGGCTGGTCGACAACGTCCTCATCCCGCTGCTGACCCTCACGCTGCCTCCGGGCGCCTGA